A single region of the Podospora pseudopauciseta strain CBS 411.78 chromosome 1, whole genome shotgun sequence genome encodes:
- a CDS encoding hypothetical protein (COG:S; EggNog:ENOG503P4XB), producing the protein MASESSAPATAAPAAPQTYSTDPALYIYTSLTAGSSHIVTATSRLETILRANRVPFKAIDIAVDEKARMLWGRRAGKDASGRQRKIPGLVQEGLVLGDLVEIEEWNEYGELKQHVQIYYDDFTIPSKSAAPPPIVQKPVTTSKPALPPVAPQNPVKATTPAPQHPASLPIRSIVEEAAQKAKKNQLNALRSKAAAASAKVQENEGKESKKEETPAGLQSPTSTGWKSSDDKTIETTIQSPTTTSWKGSLPKDVDPPVTNLHGSPIERVSKEEIEAVEKAEAIKEESSEEEEEEEEDEEEEESSENDKKPEEKK; encoded by the exons ATGGCCTCCGAAAGCAGCGCCCCGGCCACGGCGGCGCCGGCAGCACCGCAGACCTACTCAACCGATCCCGCCCTCTACATCTACACCTCCCTTACAGCCGGCTCCTCCCACATCgtcaccgccacctcccgCCTCGAGACCATCCTCCGCGCCAACCGCGTCCCCTTCAAAGCAATCGACATCGCCGTCGACGAGAAAGCGCGCATGCTCTGGGGCCGCCGCGCAGGCAAAGACGCCTCGGGCCGCCAGAGAAAGATCCCCGGCCTAGTCCAAGAaggcctcgtcctcggc GACCTAGTAGAAATCGAAGAATGGAACGAATACGGCGAACTCAAACAACACGTCCAAATTTACTACGACGActtcaccatcccctccaaatccgccgcccctccccccatcgTCCAAAAACcagtcaccacctccaaaccTGCCCTTCCACCGGTGGCTCCTCAGAACCCGGTCAAGGCCACCACTCCCGCGCCGCAACATCCTGCCTCGTTGCCAATCCGCTCCATCGTCGAAGAAGCTGCGCAAAAAGCGAAAAAGAATCAGCTGAATGCGTTGAGGagcaaggctgctgctgctagtGCAAAGGTGCAGGAGAACGAGGGGAAGGAAAGCAAGAAAGAGGAGACTCCAGCGGGATTGCAGAGCCCGACGAGCACGGGGTGGAAGAGCTCTGATGATAAAACGATTGAGACCACGATTCAGAGCCCTACGACCACGAGCTGGAAGGGGAGTCTGCCCAAGGACGTGGACCCGCCCGTGACGAACTTGCATGGGAGCCCGATTGAGAGGGTGagcaaggaggagattgaggcagtggagaaggccgaggcgaTTAAAGAGGAGAgcagtgaggaggaggaggaggaggaggaggacgaggaggaggaggagagtaGTGAAAATGACAAGAAGccagaggagaagaagtaA